A genomic stretch from Microplitis mediator isolate UGA2020A chromosome 10, iyMicMedi2.1, whole genome shotgun sequence includes:
- the LOC130676375 gene encoding CCR4-NOT transcription complex subunit 6-like, with amino-acid sequence MNPSMEIYDHLIAENIKKSYCNIQLENTGTFSVMSYNVLSSSYAAPRMYPYCPKEYLDWETRGQSIINEINDYECDVICLQEVEMEAFLEFFSPKLETKGYIGIFAPKSRARTMSDTKRRLVDGCAIFWKTEKFTLVSQELIEFNQLAIKNNAGCQDMLNRVMIRDNIGLFAVLKTTAAAWQDGKFLRFFKFVAFTINSLSL; translated from the exons ATGAATCCTTCTATGGAAATATACGATCACCTCATCgcagaaaacatcaaaaaaagttactgcAATATACAACTAGAAAATACAG GTACATTTTCGGTGATGAGTTACAACGTTCTGAGTAGCTCATACGCGGCACCAAGAATGTATCCGTATTGCCCTAAAGAATACCTCGACTGGGAAACCCGTGGGCAGAGCatcataaatgaaattaaCGACTATGAATGCGATGTGATCTGCCTTCAGGAAGTCGAGATGGAGGCGTTTCTTGAATTCTTTTCGCCGAAGCTCGAAACTAAAGGGTATATTGGCATTTTTGCCCCAAAATCTCGGGCAAGAACAATGTCAGATACCAAACGGCGGCTTGTAGACGGTTGCGCGATTTTTTGGAAGACCGAAAa gtttaCACTGGTATCCCAAGAGTTGATCGAGTTCAACCAATTGGCTATCAAGAACAACGCAGGTTGTCAAGACATGCTCAATCGGGTGATGATTCGTGACAACATTGGGCTGTTTGCCGTGCTGAAAACCACAGCCGCAGCATGGCAAGATGGTAAGTTTTtgcgatttttcaaatttgtagcatttacaataaattcgCTATCATTATAA
- the LOC130676566 gene encoding CCR4-NOT transcription complex subunit 6-like, whose amino-acid sequence MLETVSSVSEQADNKTFASSDIKLLLCGDFNSKTDSGVYEFLTQGQLAIDHPDFRNLDYKKAVNTIFGNPESAEVAHHSLNLSSACPEEYMPYTYYTYGFRAMIDFVFYGTSNMRPIGFYGPIHDQWFHDNIIVGCPNRYIPSDHFPLVVHFKMVT is encoded by the exons ATGTTGGAAACAGTGAGTTCCGTATCCGAACAGGCGGATAATAAGACATTCGCTTCTTCTGACATCAAGCTATTGCTCTGTGGAGATTTCAACTCTAAAACAGATTCTG GTGTGTATGAGTTTTTAACACAAGGTCAGCTCGCTATAGATCATCCggattttcgaaatttggaTTACAAAAAAGCCGTTAATACAATTTTTGGAAATCCGGAATCTGCCGAAGTAGCCCACCATTCGCTGAATCTTTCATCGGCCTGTCCTGAAGAATATATGCCGTATACATATTATAC gtaTGGCTTCAGGGCGATGAtcgattttgttttttatggaACATCTAATATGAGACCAATAGGATTCTATGGTCCTATACATGATCAGTGGTTCCATGATAACATAATAGTGGGCTGTCCTAATCGGTACATCCCATCgg ATCACTTTCCACTGGTGGTGCATTTCAAGATGGTAACTTGA